One genomic segment of Desulfocapsa sulfexigens DSM 10523 includes these proteins:
- a CDS encoding bifunctional DNA primase/helicase yields MVTELNDSVAEFYQRNLVNARGEKKHLTADCPFCHERGFDPHDRLVVFLKKSGFFHGYFRCLNNCVPGGFPLWFAKLSGIDLAKVPGYDPDREPILSTADYPSANRNLEIQSYEGNFTEPLLDRFSEKGIGQDALSQLHVGFNGRYIVFPYFQEDGNCYAARCVFPDRQDDYFWHGNEQFFSEEYQIFNVEDINRCENGSLFLCEGEETLLALKQLGYPAVAVPDSHVLESIDPQRFAFIKTLFLVTSNSAEAEASMRKLAARIGYKVRPFRWPVGLAKDYTLCQLAKDKGKQFRAAVSALIQGARAFSPFTTPSREYAHFQEQLSMEGGSSYMALRTGFPLFDDALDGVHGINVVGGAPKSGKSTFLIQIATDMALRNIPVLYYDFENGRQKLYHRTLCRLSQLSSEAIRKGSFSPDEAARYRGACERLQEMLQFFRVINDRQVTPEIMRRHIDFIHHETHSDYTIVVIDSLHKLPFKDFSERRTGIDAWLRQMESIRDELNVSFLVISELSRGDGKSYKETPHLGVFKGSGDIEYSADNAMVLYPDWDPLSSVTEQRRRNKLWLVASREHSPGLIAEYEVDYPYWGFIERQSGGKYNE; encoded by the coding sequence ATGGTAACTGAGCTGAATGATAGTGTTGCGGAATTCTACCAGCGTAATCTTGTAAATGCCAGGGGCGAAAAAAAACATCTGACCGCCGATTGTCCCTTTTGTCACGAAAGGGGATTTGACCCCCATGATCGATTAGTTGTTTTCCTCAAAAAGAGCGGTTTCTTTCATGGTTATTTTCGTTGTCTGAACAACTGTGTCCCCGGTGGCTTTCCTCTCTGGTTTGCTAAGCTGTCAGGTATCGATCTTGCTAAGGTTCCTGGTTATGACCCTGACCGGGAACCAATTCTAAGCACCGCTGACTATCCCTCCGCAAATAGAAATCTTGAGATACAATCCTATGAGGGGAATTTCACAGAACCACTGCTGGATCGCTTTAGTGAGAAAGGGATAGGGCAGGATGCTCTGTCTCAATTGCATGTTGGCTTCAATGGACGCTATATTGTTTTTCCCTATTTCCAGGAGGATGGAAACTGCTACGCTGCCCGTTGTGTCTTTCCTGACCGTCAGGATGATTATTTCTGGCATGGTAATGAACAGTTCTTTAGTGAGGAGTATCAGATTTTTAATGTGGAGGACATAAATCGTTGTGAAAATGGCAGCCTTTTTCTCTGTGAAGGGGAAGAGACACTTCTCGCCTTAAAGCAATTAGGATACCCTGCTGTAGCAGTGCCCGACTCTCATGTGCTTGAGAGTATCGATCCGCAGAGGTTTGCTTTTATCAAAACCCTTTTTCTAGTTACCAGTAACAGTGCCGAGGCTGAAGCAAGTATGCGAAAACTCGCCGCTCGTATAGGGTATAAGGTGCGACCATTCAGGTGGCCCGTTGGATTGGCAAAAGATTACACTCTATGCCAGCTGGCAAAAGATAAAGGCAAGCAGTTTCGTGCTGCTGTTTCTGCGTTGATTCAGGGTGCCAGGGCCTTTTCTCCTTTCACGACTCCATCGCGGGAATATGCGCATTTCCAGGAACAGCTTTCCATGGAGGGGGGATCCTCCTACATGGCTCTTAGAACAGGATTTCCACTCTTCGACGACGCTCTTGATGGCGTTCACGGTATTAATGTCGTAGGTGGAGCGCCAAAGTCAGGGAAGTCCACTTTTTTGATCCAGATAGCCACTGATATGGCATTGCGCAACATTCCGGTATTGTATTATGACTTCGAAAATGGTCGTCAGAAACTGTATCATCGTACGCTTTGCCGCTTGAGTCAACTCTCTTCAGAGGCAATACGGAAAGGATCTTTCAGCCCTGACGAGGCGGCACGATATAGGGGGGCCTGCGAACGCCTTCAAGAGATGCTGCAGTTTTTCAGGGTTATCAATGACAGGCAGGTAACTCCGGAAATTATGCGTCGTCATATTGATTTTATCCACCATGAGACCCATAGCGATTATACAATTGTCGTAATAGATAGCCTGCATAAGTTACCATTTAAGGATTTTTCAGAACGAAGAACAGGTATTGATGCCTGGCTGAGACAAATGGAATCCATTCGTGATGAATTGAACGTCTCTTTCCTTGTTATTTCAGAACTTTCCAGGGGGGATGGGAAGAGCTATAAGGAAACGCCGCATCTTGGGGTTTTTAAGGGTTCAGGTGATATAGAGTACAGTGCTGATAACGCCATGGTGCTGTATCCGGATTGGGACCCACTCAGTTCTGTGACCGAGCAGAGACGAAGAAATAAACTCTGGCTTGTTGCCAGCAGAGAGCATAGTCCCGGGCTGATTGCAGAATATGAGGTGGATTACCCCTATTGGGGCTTTATTGAAAGGCAGTCAGGTGGAAAATATAACGAATAG